In one window of Rhodanobacter sp. FDAARGOS 1247 DNA:
- a CDS encoding carbohydrate-binding protein produces MGTCFSVALLAAVPLRATHAQSAPACAAAWNAATAYGGGSVVSENGNNYLANWWTQGNDPATSSGPGGSGQPWTSQGSCGGSTPPTDPPPTDPPASGGCDAAWNAATAYGGGSLASENGVNYKANWWTQGDDPATHSGPTGTGQPWTAQGSCDGTTDPGDPGDPGDPGDPGTPNPPAEGFLFSPYKDVTINLNWNTNVMRTAVTGTAIPLVGSGSLVSTALPNLGAVTLAFASGECGSESWGGIPAASFASANIQPLVDAGISYVVSTGGQAGSFTCGSAAGMAQFLSRYASPYMVGLDFDIEGAQSQAQINNLIANAAYAHTLYPSLRFSFTLATLAASDGSYGGLNGVGDMVVRAVKAANLPNYTINLMVMDFGSASPGVCVVSNGQCDMGQSAIQAALNLQHTYGIPASRIELTPMIGVNDVSSEVFRISDVDTVVNYAVNQGMAGVHFWSLDRDTPCAGGGGTASPICNSVNGTTPLQYSKRFLQDLGK; encoded by the coding sequence ATGGGCACGTGCTTTTCGGTGGCCCTGCTGGCGGCAGTGCCGCTGCGGGCGACACACGCGCAATCCGCGCCCGCCTGTGCCGCGGCGTGGAATGCGGCGACCGCCTATGGCGGCGGCAGCGTGGTCAGCGAGAACGGCAACAACTACCTGGCCAACTGGTGGACCCAGGGCAACGACCCGGCGACCAGCAGCGGGCCCGGCGGTTCGGGTCAGCCATGGACCTCGCAGGGCAGTTGCGGCGGCAGCACTCCGCCGACCGATCCGCCGCCCACCGACCCGCCCGCGTCGGGTGGTTGCGACGCGGCATGGAATGCGGCGACCGCTTATGGCGGCGGCAGCCTGGCCAGCGAGAACGGGGTGAACTACAAGGCCAACTGGTGGACCCAGGGCGATGACCCGGCCACGCACAGCGGACCGACCGGTACCGGCCAGCCGTGGACTGCCCAGGGCAGTTGCGATGGCACCACGGACCCGGGCGATCCCGGTGATCCGGGGGACCCTGGCGATCCGGGCACGCCGAACCCGCCCGCCGAGGGCTTTTTGTTCAGTCCGTACAAGGACGTCACCATCAACCTCAACTGGAATACCAACGTGATGCGCACCGCGGTCACCGGCACGGCGATTCCGCTGGTGGGCAGCGGCAGCCTGGTGTCCACCGCGTTGCCGAATCTGGGTGCGGTCACCCTCGCGTTCGCTTCCGGCGAATGCGGCAGCGAAAGCTGGGGCGGCATCCCGGCGGCGAGCTTCGCCAGCGCCAACATCCAGCCGCTGGTCGACGCGGGCATCAGCTATGTGGTTTCCACCGGCGGCCAGGCGGGCAGCTTCACCTGCGGTTCGGCGGCAGGCATGGCGCAGTTCCTTTCTCGCTACGCCTCGCCGTACATGGTTGGCCTGGACTTCGATATCGAAGGCGCCCAGTCACAGGCGCAGATCAACAACCTGATCGCCAACGCCGCGTACGCGCACACCTTGTATCCGAGCCTGCGCTTCTCGTTCACGCTGGCCACGCTGGCTGCATCGGACGGCAGCTACGGCGGGTTGAACGGCGTCGGCGACATGGTGGTGCGCGCGGTGAAGGCGGCCAACCTGCCGAACTACACGATCAACCTGATGGTGATGGACTTCGGTTCGGCGAGCCCCGGCGTGTGCGTGGTGTCGAACGGGCAGTGCGACATGGGCCAGTCGGCGATCCAGGCGGCGCTGAACCTGCAGCACACCTACGGCATTCCCGCCAGTCGCATCGAGCTGACCCCGATGATCGGCGTGAATGACGTCAGCAGCGAAGTGTTCCGGATTTCCGACGTGGACACCGTGGTCAATTACGCGGTGAACCAGGGCATGGCCGGCGTGCACTTCTGGTCGCTGGATCGCGACACGCCGTGCGCGGGCGGTGGTGGCACGGCATCGCCGATCTGCAATTCGGTGAACGGCACCACGCCGCTGCAGTACAGCAAGCGGTTCCTGCAGGACCTGGGCAAGTAG
- a CDS encoding DMT family transporter, translating into MLMLGSASLFALMAVCIRLASAQLHPFQITFFRSGFGALFALPLLHGHGWQLLRTPRLGFYIVRCVLGMGGMLAGFWAIVNLPLAEAVALSYSSPLFVTIGAVLFLGEVVRMRRWSAVVAGFIGVLVIVRPGSDAFTSGSLVALLAAALTGAVTISIKSLTGSEPADRIVLLTTLLWIPLSLPAALSVWQWPHAGIWPWLVLSGALGTGGHFCWTRALRLADASLLAPFSYLQLLIVAVLAWWIFGEAVDRYTAAGAAIIIAASLYIAWREHRLARERRQQVAPVTSAEPSI; encoded by the coding sequence ATGCTGATGCTGGGCAGCGCCAGCCTGTTTGCGCTGATGGCGGTCTGCATCCGCCTGGCCTCGGCCCAGCTGCATCCGTTCCAGATCACCTTCTTCCGCAGCGGCTTCGGCGCCCTGTTCGCGCTGCCCCTGCTGCACGGCCACGGCTGGCAGCTGCTGCGCACCCCGCGACTGGGTTTCTACATCGTGCGCTGCGTGCTGGGCATGGGCGGGATGCTGGCCGGGTTCTGGGCGATCGTGAACCTGCCGCTGGCCGAGGCCGTGGCGCTGTCCTATTCGTCACCGCTGTTCGTCACCATCGGCGCCGTGCTGTTTCTGGGCGAAGTGGTGCGCATGCGGCGCTGGAGCGCGGTGGTCGCCGGCTTCATCGGCGTGCTGGTGATCGTGCGGCCGGGCAGCGATGCGTTCACCAGCGGCAGCCTGGTCGCCCTGCTGGCGGCCGCGCTGACCGGCGCGGTGACGATCAGCATCAAGTCGCTGACCGGCAGCGAACCGGCCGACCGCATCGTGCTGCTGACCACCCTGCTGTGGATTCCGCTGTCGCTGCCCGCCGCGCTGTCGGTATGGCAATGGCCGCACGCGGGGATCTGGCCATGGCTGGTGCTGTCCGGCGCGCTGGGCACCGGCGGCCACTTCTGCTGGACGCGTGCGCTGCGCCTGGCCGACGCGTCGCTGCTGGCTCCGTTCAGTTACCTGCAGTTGTTGATCGTGGCGGTGCTGGCCTGGTGGATCTTCGGCGAGGCGGTGGATCGCTACACCGCGGCAGGCGCCGCCATCATCATCGCGGCCAGTCTGTACATTGCCTGGCGCGAACATCGCCTGGCGCGCGAACGGCGCCAGCAGGTGGCACCGGTGACGAGCGCCGAGCCGTCGATCTGA
- a CDS encoding 2'-5' RNA ligase family protein: MAGVGERFRKTHRMGGTPVGVDSLHLTLCPMGKPERLRQPLEQALLAAGDEVHEQGFLATLDAAMRFTARDGQFPFVLCADSATAEAALGLRKAIAAGQARAGLQVSGVSSFLPHVSLLHGAAIEAIEESVVPIQWRACEFVLIRSFFGESRFEVVGRWPLAEASGQPSINLLDELANMPDLPELPDAY; encoded by the coding sequence ATGGCTGGCGTGGGCGAGCGTTTTCGCAAGACCCACCGCATGGGCGGCACGCCGGTGGGCGTCGACAGCCTGCACCTGACCCTGTGCCCGATGGGCAAGCCCGAGCGACTGCGGCAACCGCTGGAGCAGGCCCTGCTTGCCGCCGGCGACGAAGTGCACGAGCAAGGGTTCCTGGCCACCTTAGACGCGGCGATGCGGTTCACCGCCCGCGACGGCCAGTTTCCGTTCGTGCTGTGCGCGGACAGCGCCACCGCCGAGGCGGCGCTGGGCCTGCGCAAGGCGATTGCGGCGGGGCAGGCCCGCGCGGGCCTGCAGGTCAGCGGGGTGTCCAGCTTCCTGCCGCATGTCAGCCTGCTGCATGGCGCCGCCATCGAGGCGATCGAGGAATCGGTGGTGCCGATCCAGTGGCGCGCCTGCGAGTTCGTGCTGATCCGCAGCTTCTTCGGCGAATCACGCTTCGAGGTGGTGGGGCGCTGGCCGCTGGCCGAGGCGTCGGGACAGCCGTCGATCAATCTGCTGGACGAGCTGGCCAACATGCCGGACCTACCCGAGTTGCCTGACGCCTACTGA
- a CDS encoding DksA/TraR family C4-type zinc finger protein — protein sequence MATGWAGDGAVQDQIDATVSDAVERARQQLRRGPGLSHCEECEAPIPEARRQAVPGVRLCVTCQQAQDAEQRSSGPYNRRGSKDSQLR from the coding sequence ATGGCAACCGGTTGGGCCGGCGACGGCGCCGTGCAGGATCAGATCGACGCCACCGTCAGCGACGCGGTGGAACGGGCGCGCCAGCAGCTGCGGCGAGGCCCGGGGCTGAGTCACTGCGAGGAGTGCGAGGCGCCGATTCCCGAAGCGCGGCGCCAGGCCGTGCCCGGCGTGCGCCTGTGCGTGACCTGCCAGCAGGCGCAGGACGCGGAACAGCGCAGCAGCGGCCCGTACAATCGCCGGGGCAGCAAGGACAGCCAGTTGCGCTAG
- a CDS encoding acyl-CoA dehydrogenase family protein encodes MNTPLPATPALRSEHSVAKQLFLGNILEENLFPYPEIRARDREMLGAMTDAIDQFLADKTAELKQYDRDAEQPAEFIQALREMGLFGLIIPEEFGGLELSNGAYARVLGQTSSHDSSVSLTIGAHSSIGMKGLLLFGSDEQKQRYLPKLATGEMIAAFCLTESGAGSDAASIRTRAVRNDDGSWTLSGEKIWITNGGIADFYTVFARTDTPEGRITAFIVEAAWPGVSHGPHEDKMGIRASSTTTVAFADVQVPAQNVLGPVGKGFKVAMSILNSGRTGLGGGAVGGMRSLIRLACAQAKERKQFGQPIAEFGLVREKIAQMTMDCFAAESAVWMVAHLIDAGGSDYSVEAAMSKVFASEAVQRASYEALQIAAGNGFMREFPYEQITRDTRILSIFEGTNEILHLYIALSGLKDVGTGLSELKSAVGEIFNDPIKGFGVLGSYTGRRMREATGYGIDRIAHELSPRLRKVAATYEKYTVELSKSSDQLLRRHGKKATDMQHAQKRLADIAIDLFVGLCVLSRADSLEKKSHPAAAQAVSIAEMFARQARRRMARNVRGLERNEDAAVEQLAGAVLANDGYMWDVI; translated from the coding sequence GTGAACACGCCCTTGCCCGCCACCCCCGCCTTGCGCAGCGAGCACAGCGTCGCCAAGCAGCTGTTCCTGGGCAACATCCTCGAAGAGAACCTGTTCCCGTATCCGGAAATCCGCGCCCGCGACCGGGAAATGCTGGGCGCGATGACCGACGCGATCGACCAGTTCCTCGCCGACAAGACCGCCGAGCTGAAACAGTACGACCGCGACGCCGAGCAGCCGGCCGAATTCATCCAGGCGCTGCGCGAGATGGGCCTGTTCGGCCTGATCATTCCCGAGGAGTTCGGCGGGCTGGAACTTTCCAACGGCGCCTATGCCCGGGTGCTGGGCCAGACCTCCAGCCACGACAGTTCGGTCTCGCTGACCATCGGCGCGCACAGCTCGATCGGCATGAAGGGTCTGCTGCTGTTCGGCAGCGACGAACAGAAGCAGCGCTACCTGCCGAAGCTGGCCACCGGCGAGATGATCGCCGCGTTCTGCCTCACCGAATCCGGCGCCGGTTCCGACGCCGCCTCGATCCGCACCAGGGCCGTGCGCAACGACGACGGCAGCTGGACGCTCTCGGGCGAGAAGATCTGGATCACCAACGGCGGCATCGCGGACTTCTATACCGTGTTCGCCCGCACCGACACGCCCGAGGGCAGGATCACCGCCTTCATCGTGGAAGCGGCATGGCCCGGCGTCAGCCACGGTCCGCACGAGGACAAGATGGGCATCCGCGCATCAAGCACCACCACGGTGGCGTTCGCCGACGTGCAGGTGCCGGCGCAGAACGTGCTGGGCCCGGTCGGCAAGGGCTTCAAGGTGGCGATGAGCATTCTCAACTCGGGCCGCACCGGCCTGGGCGGCGGCGCGGTGGGCGGCATGCGCTCGCTGATCCGCCTGGCATGCGCCCAGGCCAAGGAACGCAAGCAGTTCGGCCAGCCGATCGCCGAGTTCGGCCTGGTGCGCGAGAAGATCGCCCAGATGACGATGGACTGCTTCGCCGCCGAAAGCGCGGTGTGGATGGTGGCGCACCTGATCGACGCCGGCGGCAGCGACTATTCGGTCGAGGCGGCGATGAGCAAGGTGTTCGCCAGCGAAGCGGTGCAGCGCGCGTCCTACGAAGCGCTGCAGATCGCCGCCGGCAACGGCTTCATGCGCGAGTTCCCGTACGAGCAGATCACCCGCGACACGCGCATCCTGTCGATCTTCGAAGGCACCAACGAGATCCTGCACCTGTACATCGCACTGTCCGGGCTGAAGGACGTGGGCACCGGGCTGAGCGAGCTGAAATCCGCCGTGGGCGAGATCTTCAACGACCCGATCAAGGGCTTCGGCGTGCTCGGCAGCTACACCGGCCGGCGCATGCGTGAAGCCACCGGCTACGGCATCGATCGCATCGCCCACGAACTGTCGCCGCGGTTGCGCAAGGTCGCGGCGACCTACGAGAAGTACACGGTCGAGCTGTCCAAATCGTCGGACCAGTTGCTGCGTCGCCATGGCAAGAAGGCCACCGACATGCAGCACGCGCAGAAACGCCTGGCCGACATCGCGATCGACCTGTTCGTGGGCCTGTGCGTGCTGTCGCGTGCCGACAGCCTGGAAAAGAAATCGCACCCCGCCGCGGCGCAGGCCGTCAGCATCGCCGAGATGTTCGCCAGGCAGGCGCGCCGGCGGATGGCGCGCAACGTGCGCGGGCTGGAGCGCAACGAGGACGCCGCCGTAGAGCAACTGGCCGGCGCCGTGCTGGCCAACGATGGCTACATGTGGGACGTGATCTGA
- a CDS encoding OsmC family protein gives MTIYSVHAVTGQTPYTVSFTDDQGNAWLADEPVEDGGANAGPAPHRLLLSALGACTAITLQMYAARKQWPLRRVGVDLQFNPEGTPASGNDITRVITLQGDLTDEQRERLLQIANACPIHKVLTGEVRIASSLASYPA, from the coding sequence ATGACCATCTACTCCGTCCACGCCGTCACCGGACAAACGCCGTACACGGTGAGTTTCACCGACGACCAGGGCAATGCCTGGCTGGCCGACGAACCGGTCGAGGATGGCGGTGCCAATGCCGGGCCGGCGCCGCACCGCCTGCTGCTGTCGGCGCTGGGCGCCTGCACCGCGATCACCCTGCAGATGTATGCCGCGCGCAAGCAATGGCCGCTGCGCCGGGTCGGCGTGGACCTGCAGTTCAATCCCGAAGGCACGCCGGCCAGCGGCAACGACATCACCCGCGTGATCACCCTGCAGGGCGACCTCACCGACGAGCAGCGCGAACGCCTGCTGCAGATCGCCAACGCCTGTCCGATCCACAAGGTGCTGACCGGCGAAGTGCGCATCGCCAGCAGCCTGGCCAGCTACCCCGCCTGA
- the ubiM gene encoding 5-demethoxyubiquinol-8 5-hydroxylase UbiM, with protein sequence MSCDIVIIGAGPAGLCFARSLKGSGLRIALVERQPEAGLIAPPDDGREIAITHHSQRLLRELGLWARLREEEIGTLRDAMVLDGDDREGLMFRHDEAGKPQLGWLLSNHAIRRAAYAEVMELPEVERITGVQVSTVRTGRDGAEVELADGQTLRAQLVVAADSRFSDTRRAMGIGADLHDFGKTMLVLRMRHEMPHEQVAWEWFGHGQTLALLPLHDPHTSSVVLTLSPPAMREMLALDDAALEQAMAERFEQRLGAMRVAGPRCAYPLVGVYAQRFMAERFALIGDAAVGMHPLTAHGFNFGLLGQDTLAGEMRAAMAAGRPFWEASVLQRYERRHRLATRPLYLATRMLAGLYTDDRRPARVLRKLALGAGARLGPFKRLVMSGLTAESAGVPVLLRRRST encoded by the coding sequence ATGTCTTGCGATATCGTGATCATCGGCGCCGGCCCCGCCGGCTTGTGTTTCGCCCGCTCGCTGAAAGGCAGCGGCCTGCGCATCGCGCTGGTGGAGCGCCAGCCCGAAGCCGGCCTGATCGCGCCGCCGGATGACGGTCGCGAAATCGCGATCACCCACCACTCGCAACGCCTGCTGCGCGAGCTGGGCCTGTGGGCGCGCCTGCGCGAGGAGGAGATCGGCACGCTGCGCGACGCGATGGTGCTCGACGGCGACGACCGCGAGGGGCTGATGTTCCGCCACGACGAGGCGGGCAAGCCGCAGCTGGGCTGGTTGCTGTCCAACCACGCGATCCGGCGCGCCGCGTACGCCGAGGTGATGGAGTTGCCGGAGGTGGAACGGATCACCGGCGTCCAGGTGAGCACGGTGCGCACCGGTCGCGACGGCGCCGAGGTCGAGCTGGCCGATGGCCAGACGCTGCGCGCGCAGCTGGTGGTGGCGGCGGACAGCCGCTTCTCCGACACGCGCCGGGCCATGGGCATCGGCGCCGACCTGCATGATTTCGGCAAGACCATGCTGGTGCTGCGCATGCGCCACGAGATGCCGCACGAACAGGTGGCGTGGGAATGGTTCGGCCATGGCCAGACCCTGGCCCTGCTGCCGCTGCACGATCCGCACACCTCGTCGGTGGTGCTGACCCTGTCGCCGCCGGCGATGCGCGAGATGCTGGCGCTGGACGACGCGGCGCTGGAACAGGCCATGGCCGAACGTTTCGAGCAGCGCCTGGGCGCGATGCGCGTGGCCGGCCCGCGCTGCGCCTATCCGCTGGTCGGGGTGTATGCGCAGCGCTTCATGGCCGAGCGCTTCGCGCTGATCGGCGACGCCGCGGTGGGCATGCATCCGCTCACCGCGCACGGCTTCAATTTCGGCCTGCTGGGACAGGACACGCTGGCGGGCGAAATGCGCGCCGCGATGGCCGCGGGCCGGCCGTTCTGGGAGGCATCGGTACTGCAGCGCTATGAGCGCCGGCATCGCCTGGCCACCCGGCCGCTGTATCTGGCCACCCGGATGCTGGCCGGCCTGTACACCGACGACCGCCGCCCAGCGCGGGTGTTGCGCAAGCTGGCATTGGGCGCGGGCGCGCGACTGGGGCCGTTCAAGCGCCTGGTGATGTCGGGGCTCACCGCCGAGTCGGCCGGCGTCCCCGTCTTGTTGCGCCGGCGCTCGACCTGA